One region of Syntrophobacter fumaroxidans MPOB genomic DNA includes:
- a CDS encoding anti-sigma factor family protein, whose translation MKCEAIRLRLVAYMDGELDTELHGQFTAHLRQCEDCRKELEALGDVDALVTGLPRYGPSADFARILVSKVRYTVAPVRKGPILQRAWKTLLEYTGRFVELLEPERRVGTRSLDEFNDIPDSFIGYAYFKVLGPQR comes from the coding sequence GTGAAGTGCGAAGCAATCCGGCTGAGGCTGGTCGCCTACATGGACGGCGAGCTCGATACCGAACTGCACGGGCAATTTACCGCTCATCTGCGGCAGTGCGAGGACTGCCGGAAGGAGCTGGAGGCACTCGGCGACGTCGACGCGCTGGTCACGGGTCTTCCCCGGTACGGTCCGTCCGCGGATTTCGCCCGCATCCTCGTATCGAAGGTTCGATACACGGTTGCCCCCGTGCGCAAGGGTCCTATTCTCCAGCGGGCATGGAAGACCCTGCTCGAATATACAGGAAGATTCGTCGAGCTTCTCGAGCCCGAAAGACGCGTCGGCACGCGCTCCCTCGATGAGTTCAACGACATTCCCGACTCTTTTATCGGCTACGCATACTTCAAGGTTCTCGGCCCGCAAAGATGA
- a CDS encoding Spy/CpxP family protein refolding chaperone — protein MNAASFFYGFVAAVILVSVALSVAYLALSKARARKGDIKGYLDLIPDLTEEQRARLREIRTVFLPRVEGIRREMRLRRGELAELLFGEPADRERIYEVADGIIGKQSELEHEVIEHILEEKDLLTPAQKRRFYEIIVDQFSGGGLGVHDVRAGKKTGEAGRNR, from the coding sequence ATGAACGCTGCATCTTTCTTCTATGGTTTTGTTGCCGCCGTCATCCTCGTTTCCGTTGCCCTGAGCGTCGCTTACCTGGCTCTCAGCAAGGCCCGCGCGAGGAAAGGAGACATCAAGGGATACCTCGATCTCATTCCCGATCTCACGGAAGAACAACGCGCGCGACTCCGGGAGATTCGCACGGTGTTTCTGCCCAGAGTGGAAGGAATCCGGCGGGAGATGCGTCTCAGGCGAGGCGAGCTGGCCGAGCTTCTTTTCGGTGAGCCGGCGGACCGGGAACGCATTTACGAAGTAGCGGACGGGATCATCGGCAAGCAGTCGGAGCTCGAACACGAAGTCATCGAACACATCCTCGAGGAAAAGGATCTGCTCACCCCGGCCCAAAAGCGGAGATTCTACGAAATCATCGTCGATCAGTTCTCGGGCGGGGGACTTGGCGTCCACGACGTGAGGGCGGGAAAGAAGACGGGAGAAGCCGGCCGAAACCGCTGA